A DNA window from Nocardia higoensis contains the following coding sequences:
- a CDS encoding helix-turn-helix domain-containing protein, translated as MSKASLPNPNDLMTFRAAGALLGVTHTSIRRWITEGHLSEYRIANSPRVNRHEVLSLIVLVRPAQAVTR; from the coding sequence ATGAGCAAAGCGAGCCTGCCGAACCCGAATGACCTGATGACGTTCCGTGCGGCGGGCGCGCTGCTCGGTGTGACGCATACGTCCATCCGTCGCTGGATCACCGAGGGACATCTCAGCGAGTACCGAATTGCCAACAGCCCGCGGGTGAATCGGCACGAGGTTCTGAGTCTGATCGTATTGGTGCGCCCCGCGCAGGCGGTGACGCGATGA